The proteins below come from a single Methanospirillum lacunae genomic window:
- a CDS encoding response regulator: protein MIRKQKNILIIDDESVFREAQCSALTACGHTCISVESAGDGIQRLKSEHYDLVLLDIMMDPLDGWDTLDLIKTLPQGQEIPVFMSSAKSVFADEILRFGEQISGFIKKPFVDDDLCEYINKFFEWYDIVLADAAGAGSKGVPSDVCAEWILLSRQVRALIGLKEIVNPRCIPNGTESEEMVFARKLKDIQELIDEKMNKLSSINRDYPLLSIRG, encoded by the coding sequence ATGATCCGGAAACAGAAGAATATACTGATAATCGACGATGAATCTGTGTTCAGAGAAGCACAGTGTTCTGCTTTGACTGCATGTGGACACACCTGCATATCAGTGGAAAGTGCAGGTGACGGGATACAACGCCTCAAATCTGAACACTATGATCTCGTACTTCTGGATATCATGATGGATCCTCTTGATGGCTGGGATACACTTGATCTGATCAAGACCCTTCCCCAGGGGCAGGAAATCCCTGTTTTCATGTCGTCAGCAAAATCCGTGTTCGCTGATGAGATCCTCCGTTTTGGTGAACAGATAAGTGGATTCATAAAAAAACCATTCGTTGATGATGATCTATGCGAATATATCAACAAATTCTTTGAATGGTATGATATCGTGCTTGCTGATGCAGCAGGTGCCGGATCAAAAGGTGTTCCATCTGATGTTTGTGCTGAATGGATTCTATTATCACGACAAGTCCGGGCATTGATTGGATTGAAGGAGATTGTAAACCCACGATGTATCCCGAATGGAACAGAATCAGAAGAAATGGTTTTCGCCCGCAAATTGAAAGATATTCAAGAGCTCATTGATGAAAAGATGAATAAACTGTCTTCAATTAATCGTGATTATCCTCTTCTTTCTATTAGGGGCTGA
- a CDS encoding SWIM zinc finger family protein, which translates to MSDPLSDLASGSPLNDWMRKRIGAYYKSRGKKALDIVDQNRVKRYRDFFVVVGDTGEYVVEDDFCSCDDFLHRGGRCAHILAVKVARITGRFELIDLWYHEDLTGCSGGTAL; encoded by the coding sequence ATGAGTGATCCCCTCTCGGATCTCGCATCAGGTTCCCCGCTTAACGACTGGATGAGAAAGAGAATTGGTGCATATTACAAGAGCCGGGGAAAGAAAGCCCTTGATATTGTTGACCAGAACAGGGTCAAAAGATATCGGGATTTTTTTGTAGTGGTTGGTGATACCGGTGAGTATGTGGTTGAGGATGATTTCTGTTCCTGCGACGACTTTCTTCATCGTGGAGGACGTTGCGCTCATATTCTTGCTGTGAAGGTTGCCCGGATAACCGGCAGGTTTGAACTAATCGATCTTTGGTACCATGAAGACCTTACTGGTTGTTCGGGTGGTACAGCCTTATAG
- a CDS encoding DNA-directed RNA polymerase subunit H: MNAELNVLKHEMVPEHSIMSDEDVKALFSKYNIGQEHLPKIYHDDPAVLAIGARINDVIKIVRKSMTAGRAESYRQVVKRPKK; this comes from the coding sequence TTGAACGCCGAGCTGAATGTACTTAAGCATGAGATGGTACCAGAGCACAGTATCATGAGCGATGAAGATGTCAAAGCGCTCTTTTCCAAGTATAATATCGGGCAGGAACACCTGCCCAAGATTTATCATGATGATCCGGCAGTGCTTGCCATAGGGGCCCGGATCAATGATGTCATCAAGATCGTCAGAAAGAGCATGACTGCTGGTCGTGCAGAGTCCTACCGTCAGGTAGTAAAGAGACCCAAGAAGTGA
- a CDS encoding Nif3-like dinuclear metal center hexameric protein, with protein MIYRDDIVLDLEGCAPPDLAEPFDQGKIGLIVEGKQEITRVCTCLDVTASVVRQVIELGADMIVAHHTPFWYPLTSIKGSDASLLRDLLSHEINVYVMHTNYDLAVAGVNHCLAGLLGLGSVRPLSLGVVGDCYLTPSMIADHLGTSLRIWGKVSEIRRLAVVGGSGFDPVLIKEASDVGAQAFLSAELKHSVARSSPLPLLEATHYALEAPAMRILAGKKGWTYIDDPPVLSTYP; from the coding sequence ATGATATACCGGGATGATATTGTCCTTGATCTGGAAGGCTGTGCTCCACCTGATCTGGCAGAACCGTTTGATCAGGGTAAAATCGGACTGATAGTAGAAGGAAAGCAGGAAATTACCCGGGTTTGTACCTGCCTTGATGTCACCGCGTCGGTGGTCAGGCAGGTGATTGAGTTGGGGGCAGATATGATTGTTGCCCATCATACCCCTTTCTGGTATCCTCTCACAAGTATAAAGGGTTCAGATGCATCGCTCCTTCGAGATCTCCTCAGCCATGAAATCAATGTGTATGTCATGCACACGAATTATGACCTTGCGGTGGCCGGTGTGAACCATTGTCTGGCCGGTCTGCTTGGACTCGGTTCTGTAAGGCCCCTCTCACTCGGAGTTGTTGGAGACTGTTATCTGACACCATCAATGATCGCTGATCATTTAGGTACTTCACTTCGGATATGGGGGAAGGTAAGTGAGATAAGGCGGCTTGCGGTTGTCGGGGGATCAGGTTTTGATCCGGTGCTGATTAAAGAAGCTTCTGATGTCGGTGCACAAGCCTTTCTTTCTGCAGAACTTAAGCATTCAGTGGCGAGATCATCTCCTTTACCACTCCTTGAAGCTACTCACTATGCCCTCGAAGCCCCTGCAATGAGGATCCTAGCAGGAAAAAAAGGCTGGACCTACATCGATGATCCGCCAGTATTGAGTACATATCCATGA
- a CDS encoding homocysteine biosynthesis protein, translating into MDKTIDEINRRIREGSARVVTADEMPAIVSELGEEGALKEVDVVTTGTFGAMCSSGAFLNFGHAEPPIKMERIWLNDVDAYGGLAAVDTYIGATNKSVTRAESYGGAHVIEDFIAGKAIELRAQSSGSDCYPRRNITTEIRLEDLNQAIMVNPRNAYQRYDGATNTSDDTLYTYMGTLLPHSGNVTFSGAGTLNPLCNDPALRLIGSGVPILLGGAPGMVVGEGTQHSSAGNFGTLMTTADMNDMSTDFLRAAYMYRYGPTLYMGVGVPLPVLDIEVVRRTAIRDEDIPVSIKDYGVPSRSRPLITQVSYADLKTGRIELNGEEVRTSSLSSYRKALQVARTLKQWIEEGQMTLCLPTRRLDPSKQVKPMRETRKVALVQEIMQRKVVTIKEDEEIPEAAKKLLKGETNHLPVLNEQGRLVGVVTTFDVAKAVAHPERKVRVKDVMTRNVITTRCDEPVDIAAQKLDHHRISALPVVDAQNQCIAILHASDLGKLFKPGGQGA; encoded by the coding sequence ATGGATAAAACCATCGATGAGATCAACCGGCGGATAAGGGAGGGATCGGCCAGGGTGGTCACTGCCGATGAAATGCCCGCAATTGTCAGTGAACTTGGTGAAGAAGGAGCCCTTAAAGAGGTGGATGTCGTAACCACCGGGACATTTGGAGCGATGTGCTCTTCTGGTGCATTCCTCAATTTTGGTCATGCAGAGCCTCCTATCAAGATGGAACGTATCTGGCTCAATGATGTTGATGCATACGGTGGTCTTGCAGCAGTTGATACCTATATTGGAGCTACAAATAAATCGGTGACCAGGGCAGAGAGTTACGGCGGAGCTCATGTCATCGAGGATTTCATTGCCGGAAAAGCGATCGAACTCAGGGCACAATCATCGGGATCAGACTGCTATCCCCGCCGCAATATTACTACAGAAATACGGCTTGAAGACCTCAACCAGGCGATCATGGTAAACCCACGAAATGCATATCAGCGTTACGATGGGGCCACTAATACTTCAGATGATACCCTTTACACCTATATGGGGACCCTCCTGCCCCATTCAGGAAACGTCACGTTCTCAGGAGCAGGAACCCTGAATCCCCTCTGTAATGATCCTGCTCTCAGGCTCATCGGAAGCGGAGTTCCTATCCTCCTTGGAGGTGCACCTGGGATGGTAGTTGGTGAAGGTACACAGCATTCCTCTGCAGGTAACTTTGGAACACTGATGACTACTGCAGATATGAATGATATGTCCACCGATTTCCTCAGGGCTGCATATATGTACAGATATGGCCCGACCCTGTACATGGGAGTTGGGGTTCCTCTTCCTGTCCTTGATATTGAGGTGGTTAGAAGAACCGCGATCAGGGATGAAGATATTCCTGTGAGTATCAAGGATTATGGTGTTCCCTCAAGAAGTCGTCCATTAATAACCCAGGTAAGTTATGCCGATCTTAAAACCGGGAGGATCGAACTCAATGGCGAAGAGGTCAGGACATCTTCACTCTCCAGTTACCGAAAAGCACTCCAAGTTGCAAGGACCCTGAAACAGTGGATAGAAGAGGGACAGATGACATTATGCCTGCCAACAAGGCGTCTTGATCCCTCAAAACAGGTTAAACCAATGCGTGAGACCCGGAAGGTGGCACTTGTTCAGGAGATCATGCAGCGTAAGGTAGTAACTATCAAAGAAGATGAAGAGATACCTGAAGCAGCTAAAAAACTTCTCAAAGGCGAAACAAATCATCTTCCGGTCCTCAACGAACAGGGAAGACTGGTGGGAGTTGTAACAACCTTCGATGTTGCAAAGGCTGTAGCCCATCCGGAGCGCAAAGTCAGGGTAAAGGATGTCATGACCAGAAACGTGATCACCACCCGGTGTGATGAACCGGTTGATATTGCAGCACAGAAACTGGATCATCACCGGATCAGTGCTCTTCCGGTAGTTGATGCGCAAAACCAGTGTATTGCTATTCTTCATGCGAGTGATCTTGGAAAACTCTTCAAACCAGGAGGGCAGGGAGCATGA
- the alaS gene encoding alanine--tRNA ligase, with the protein MMEEEYQLEYFRTQDMVRKVCTSCGKAFWTRDPERTVCGDAPCEPYQFIGNPLFKAHTVDQMREAYLSFYEKEGHTRISRYPVAARWRDDIYLTIASIADFQPFVTSGVVPPPANPLTISQPCIRLNDLDSVGRSGRHLTCFEMMAHHAFNSNGKEVYWKDRTVELCDQFLASIGADMNRVTYKEHPWIGGGNAGPSVEVLIGGLEVATLVFMSLGKQKTDKPPVMLEGNPYYPMNLRIVDTGYGLERLVWASKGSPTIYDAVFPEMVSHVMQEAGLGHRLNDPDFIHILGENAKFAGLMDISGQRIFELRQKVADQINIPVEKLEKMIAPVESVYAIVDHTRCLSYMLGDCIVPSNVKDGYLARLVIRRTLRMMKDLNIEDSFLGEMVSKQMKIIGTERFEQDPEVVSEIIEREIEKYRTTMERGTRTVERLAQSYKKKCEKIPLSEMVTLYDSHGIPPEMVRDLAAEQGAVVDLPDDFYSQIADKHSESEREPERNPLFDYLDRLAHLPETNKLYYEKQGSMEFEAKVLDVLDNRYVVLDTTLYYPEGGGQPGDTGLILAPDGLTIRVEDTIKLGNSILHKISGGNLQKGDTIRGIIDEERRLSLMRHHTATHILLHAAQEVLGAHIHQAGAQKGETSSRMDLRHYKHITPAELKKIEAAANRLVMANTPTSIGWEDRTDAEQKYGFRLYQGGVPPGSRIRVVKVAGDIEACAGTHCAHTGDIGLIKIIRVEHIQDGIERLEFTAGLAAVQYLHQMEDLLTGAAEAFSVQNEALPATAQRFFGEWKDQRKEIERLSAKVSELELKNLTSEEINGKNVLIKRIDLPSVELVKIATSISALGGVALLIAGGETARAVVSSGVDTIKAGDLIAAVCTILGGKGGGKPNLAQGGGPDVTKIDQALTSGRDMIITTLNG; encoded by the coding sequence ATGATGGAAGAAGAATATCAGCTCGAATACTTCCGTACCCAGGATATGGTACGGAAGGTCTGTACCTCGTGCGGGAAAGCGTTCTGGACGAGAGACCCCGAGCGAACAGTCTGTGGGGATGCCCCCTGCGAACCATATCAGTTCATTGGAAACCCTCTTTTCAAAGCTCACACTGTGGATCAGATGCGGGAAGCATATCTCTCATTCTATGAGAAGGAGGGCCATACCCGGATATCCCGCTATCCTGTGGCAGCCCGGTGGCGTGATGATATTTACCTTACCATTGCATCAATCGCCGATTTTCAACCATTTGTAACAAGCGGAGTTGTTCCGCCACCTGCAAACCCGCTGACAATTTCTCAACCCTGTATCCGTCTCAATGATCTCGACTCAGTAGGAAGATCCGGCAGGCATCTGACCTGCTTTGAGATGATGGCACATCATGCCTTCAACTCAAACGGGAAGGAAGTATACTGGAAGGATCGGACAGTTGAACTCTGTGACCAGTTCCTAGCAAGCATCGGGGCTGACATGAACCGGGTCACCTACAAGGAACACCCATGGATCGGTGGAGGAAATGCGGGACCGAGTGTTGAGGTTCTTATCGGTGGGCTTGAAGTGGCTACCCTGGTCTTCATGAGTCTTGGAAAGCAGAAGACCGATAAACCTCCGGTCATGCTTGAAGGGAATCCGTACTACCCGATGAATCTTAGAATTGTGGATACCGGGTATGGTCTTGAACGTCTGGTCTGGGCCTCGAAAGGTTCTCCAACGATCTATGATGCCGTCTTTCCGGAAATGGTCAGCCATGTGATGCAGGAGGCTGGTCTTGGTCACCGACTCAACGATCCTGACTTTATTCATATACTTGGAGAGAACGCAAAATTCGCAGGTCTCATGGATATCTCAGGTCAGCGAATCTTTGAACTTCGACAGAAGGTTGCTGATCAGATCAATATCCCTGTTGAGAAACTTGAGAAGATGATCGCCCCGGTGGAGAGTGTGTATGCCATCGTAGATCACACCCGCTGCCTCTCATACATGCTTGGGGACTGCATCGTACCCTCAAATGTAAAGGATGGGTATCTTGCACGTCTTGTGATCCGGCGAACACTCAGGATGATGAAAGACCTCAATATTGAGGATAGTTTCCTGGGTGAGATGGTTAGCAAGCAGATGAAGATCATCGGGACTGAAAGATTCGAACAGGATCCTGAAGTGGTTAGTGAGATCATCGAGCGTGAGATTGAGAAGTACCGAACTACTATGGAGAGGGGAACCCGTACTGTTGAGCGTCTTGCACAGAGTTACAAAAAGAAGTGTGAGAAGATTCCGCTCAGTGAGATGGTCACCCTCTATGATTCTCATGGTATTCCTCCGGAGATGGTCCGCGATCTTGCTGCAGAGCAGGGTGCTGTAGTTGATTTGCCTGATGATTTTTACTCGCAGATTGCAGACAAACATTCCGAGTCAGAACGCGAGCCAGAACGAAATCCCCTCTTTGATTACCTTGACCGGCTTGCCCATTTGCCAGAAACCAATAAACTGTACTACGAGAAGCAGGGCTCGATGGAGTTTGAAGCAAAAGTCCTTGATGTTCTTGATAACAGGTACGTAGTTCTGGATACCACTCTTTACTATCCAGAAGGTGGTGGCCAGCCAGGAGATACCGGTCTTATTCTGGCACCAGACGGACTTACAATCCGTGTTGAGGACACGATCAAACTCGGTAATTCAATTCTTCATAAGATCTCCGGGGGGAATCTTCAGAAAGGCGATACAATCCGTGGAATCATCGATGAGGAGAGGCGTCTTTCCCTGATGAGGCACCATACTGCAACCCATATTCTTCTGCATGCTGCTCAGGAAGTGCTTGGTGCACATATTCATCAAGCCGGTGCCCAGAAAGGTGAGACCAGTTCACGAATGGATCTTCGACATTACAAACATATCACGCCTGCAGAACTCAAGAAGATCGAGGCTGCTGCAAACCGGCTGGTTATGGCAAACACTCCGACCTCAATTGGCTGGGAAGATCGAACTGATGCAGAGCAGAAGTATGGATTCCGCCTTTATCAGGGAGGAGTTCCGCCAGGTTCCAGGATCAGGGTTGTTAAGGTTGCAGGCGATATTGAGGCATGTGCGGGAACACATTGCGCCCATACTGGTGATATTGGTCTTATCAAGATCATCAGGGTCGAGCATATCCAGGATGGAATTGAGAGGCTTGAGTTCACTGCAGGCCTTGCTGCCGTGCAGTATCTTCACCAGATGGAAGATCTACTTACCGGTGCAGCAGAGGCATTTTCAGTCCAGAATGAAGCACTTCCCGCAACTGCACAGCGGTTTTTTGGTGAGTGGAAGGATCAGCGTAAGGAGATTGAACGGCTTTCTGCTAAAGTCAGTGAACTCGAACTGAAAAACCTGACTTCTGAAGAGATCAATGGAAAGAATGTTCTGATTAAACGTATTGATCTTCCATCTGTCGAACTGGTTAAAATTGCTACAAGTATCTCTGCATTAGGGGGAGTTGCACTCCTGATTGCTGGTGGTGAAACCGCACGGGCAGTGGTTTCAAGCGGAGTAGACACAATAAAGGCTGGAGATCTGATAGCTGCAGTATGCACTATCCTTGGAGGAAAAGGCGGTGGGAAGCCAAACCTTGCACAGGGTGGCGGACCGGACGTGACAAAGATCGATCAGGCTCTTACTTCAGGTCGCGATATGATTATTACCACCCTGAATGGGTGA
- a CDS encoding ferritin: MAPLRKTTPKGAMNPKLEKAINEQINAEFYSAYLYLSMSSWFDSTGLKGFASWERIQAMEERDHALKFFDYLCSRGGRIVMQAVEAPPSSWKNPQDAFEAQLDHELKVTGMINNLVDLAMAEKDHATVNFLQWFVSEQVEEEENARTTLEQLKMISQEKGVGLLYMLDKEMATRVYTPPVPATN; this comes from the coding sequence ATGGCACCGTTACGAAAAACTACACCAAAGGGAGCAATGAACCCAAAACTCGAAAAAGCAATTAATGAACAGATTAATGCAGAGTTCTATTCAGCATACTTATATCTCTCAATGTCATCATGGTTTGACTCTACCGGTCTGAAAGGGTTTGCCAGTTGGGAACGTATTCAGGCAATGGAAGAGCGCGATCATGCCCTGAAATTCTTTGATTACTTATGCTCTCGGGGCGGGCGTATAGTAATGCAGGCTGTTGAGGCACCCCCATCATCATGGAAAAATCCACAGGATGCATTTGAGGCACAGCTTGATCATGAACTGAAGGTTACCGGAATGATCAACAACCTGGTGGACCTGGCTATGGCTGAAAAGGATCATGCAACAGTAAATTTCCTGCAGTGGTTTGTCAGTGAACAGGTGGAAGAAGAGGAGAATGCACGGACAACCCTTGAACAGTTAAAGATGATAAGCCAGGAGAAAGGTGTCGGACTACTGTATATGCTGGATAAAGAGATGGCCACCCGGGTGTATACTCCTCCTGTACCAGCAACAAACTAA
- a CDS encoding FMN-binding glutamate synthase family protein, translating to MNLKRPNSNEAVGTATRSKDVVPMSGMCSRCVDGCKGACDIWLSSFRGREVLYPGPFGEVTAGADKDYPIDYSHLNIQGYAVGANGLPDGVNANPDTAVFDDVNTEVEYGWDIKIKMKVPIFTGALGSTDIARINWEHFAIGAAISGITLVCGENVCGVDPQLTLGSDKKVASSPEMDRRINTYKKFHQGYGEILVQLNVEDTRLGTAEYVASKHNLETIELKWGQGAKCIGGEIKVKDLARAQELKKRGYIVLPDPTRSDIQASFKAGAIKEFERHSRLGFVSKEGFLEEVDRLRNIGFKRVTLKTGAYSMKELAMAIRWSSEAKIDLLTIDGAPGGTGMSPWPMMNEWGIPTFYIQSLAYQMASDLQKKGMRVPDLAIAGGFADEANAFKALAMGAPYFKAVCMGRGLMIPGMVGKNIEKWLKTGELPKSISKYGSTVPEIFVAYEELKEKFGSKIDQIPLGALGIYTYSQKFKTGMSQIMAGSRNFSFKSVSRRDLMALTPEAAEVSGIPYVMEAYRDEAWDILLQ from the coding sequence ATGAATTTGAAACGTCCTAATTCCAATGAAGCCGTAGGCACGGCAACACGTTCGAAAGATGTTGTGCCCATGTCGGGGATGTGTTCCCGGTGTGTTGACGGATGTAAAGGTGCATGTGATATCTGGTTATCATCGTTCCGCGGCCGTGAAGTTCTGTATCCCGGGCCTTTTGGTGAGGTCACCGCAGGGGCAGACAAGGACTACCCGATCGATTACTCACATCTGAATATTCAAGGCTACGCTGTCGGGGCTAATGGACTGCCTGATGGTGTAAATGCAAATCCAGATACGGCGGTTTTCGATGATGTCAACACCGAGGTTGAGTACGGATGGGACATCAAAATAAAGATGAAAGTTCCGATCTTCACCGGTGCACTGGGTTCCACTGATATTGCACGAATCAACTGGGAGCACTTTGCTATTGGTGCAGCCATATCAGGGATAACCCTGGTCTGTGGAGAGAATGTCTGTGGAGTTGATCCCCAGTTAACACTTGGTTCTGATAAAAAAGTGGCTTCCTCTCCTGAAATGGATCGACGGATCAATACATACAAGAAGTTCCATCAGGGGTATGGAGAAATTCTCGTACAACTGAATGTCGAAGATACCAGGCTTGGGACCGCAGAATATGTTGCATCAAAACATAATCTTGAGACGATCGAACTCAAGTGGGGTCAGGGTGCAAAATGCATTGGAGGCGAAATTAAGGTAAAAGATCTTGCACGTGCCCAGGAACTTAAAAAGCGTGGATATATTGTTCTTCCTGACCCGACACGTTCGGATATCCAGGCATCATTCAAGGCCGGAGCAATCAAAGAATTTGAACGTCACTCAAGGCTTGGCTTTGTCTCCAAAGAAGGTTTCCTTGAGGAAGTGGATCGACTCCGCAATATCGGATTCAAGCGAGTGACCCTGAAGACAGGGGCATACTCAATGAAAGAACTCGCGATGGCTATAAGGTGGAGTTCGGAAGCAAAGATAGACCTTCTCACAATTGACGGAGCTCCTGGTGGCACGGGTATGAGCCCGTGGCCGATGATGAATGAGTGGGGTATTCCAACCTTCTACATTCAGTCTCTTGCGTACCAGATGGCAAGTGATCTCCAGAAGAAGGGAATGCGGGTACCTGACCTTGCGATCGCTGGTGGATTTGCTGATGAAGCAAATGCATTCAAGGCTCTTGCCATGGGTGCACCGTATTTCAAAGCCGTTTGTATGGGTCGTGGACTCATGATTCCGGGAATGGTTGGCAAGAACATTGAGAAATGGCTCAAAACTGGTGAACTTCCAAAAAGCATCTCTAAATATGGTTCAACGGTCCCGGAGATCTTTGTTGCCTATGAAGAACTCAAAGAGAAATTTGGATCCAAAATAGACCAGATACCCCTTGGAGCCCTTGGCATCTACACATATTCACAGAAGTTCAAGACCGGGATGTCACAGATTATGGCCGGAAGCCGCAACTTCTCGTTTAAGTCAGTGTCCCGAAGGGATCTCATGGCTCTCACTCCTGAAGCTGCAGAAGTTTCAGGTATTCCGTATGTGATGGAAGCATATCGGGATGAAGCATGGGATATACTTCTCCAATAG